In the genome of Hippoglossus hippoglossus isolate fHipHip1 chromosome 4, fHipHip1.pri, whole genome shotgun sequence, one region contains:
- the cherp gene encoding calcium homeostasis endoplasmic reticulum protein isoform X1, with amino-acid sequence MDIPTAPEDQELRNVIDKLAQFVSRNGPEFEKMTMEKQKDNPKFSFLFGGEYFSYYRCKLAMEQQQHPSTHDGEEYKSEDLYNPGAKEVADIPPPPMAMIAPPPILQPAAPAIDELIQQSQWNLQQQEQHLHTLRQEQVTAAIALAMEQQTQKLLLESQLDITEFDNLLQPIIDTCTKDAISAGKNWMFNNAKTPQHCELMTSHLSNRIIADGAHFELRLHLIYLTNDVLHHCQRKQQKDLLAALQKVVVPIYCTSFLAVEEEKQQKITRLLQLWEKNGYFDDETIQQLQNPALGLGQYQASLITEYAAVVQPIQLAFQQQIQALKTQHEEFVATLKQQHQQPQQPQPTPVAQLATPTEPEKAPPMTTQAGDVKPAMSGPPSGEFDGASSRPQDPSNPSGPSDIPPNKPAWYDPQHMGPWNPNQPPPFDPNQPPPPCPPWNSHEGMWNDQREPGNWSGGPPREGGPWSGPGGSEPGPPSWNSYDQQPPWGNQPDQPPWGQREPPFPPRMQRPPHFRGPFPPHQQPPPFNQPPPPPHNFGRFPPRFMQDDFPPRHHYDRPPYTPHRFDYAQGEFPGGEFPGGEFPGGEFPGGEFPGDIPGPPPPHHHPNQRLPPPGMAAEHPPWGGGQHQDFGPPPHGFNGHSPHVRHRQTPVQDDPSLVPNVPYFDLPAGLMAPLVKLEDCDYKPLDPKDIRLPPPMPPSDRLLAAVEAFYSPPSHDRPRNSEGWEQNGLYEFFRAKMRARRKKGQEKRNSTRGGSRSRSRSRSRGRSSSHSSSRSSKSSRSRSRSSRSRSRSRSRSYSRSRSRSRSRSSRSRSRSRSKSRSCSPSKKRRGPKSRSSSPPSTSVLGGTPSKLPTDNRLGEENKGHQLLMKMGWSGSGGLGAKEQGIQDPIKGGDIRDKWDQYKGVGVSLDDPYENYRRNKSYNFVARMKAREEVNREPPEAPPAE; translated from the exons atCAAGAGCTGAGGAATGTGATTGACAAACTAGCCCAGTTTGTCTCTCGCAATGGGCCAGAGTTCGAAAAGATGACgatggagaaacagaaagacaacCCAAAATTCTCCTTCCTCTTTGGTGGAGAATACTTCAGCTACTACAGATGCAAGCTTGCCATGGAGCAACAACAGC ATCCCTCTACCCACGATGGAGAGGAGTATAAATCTGAAG ATTTGTACAACCCAGGTGCCAAAGAGGTGGCTGATATCCCTCCTCCACCGATGGCGATGATTGCTCCACCTCCTATCCTTCAACCTGCTGCACCGGCTATCGATGAGCTAATCCAGCAGAGTCAGtggaatctgcagcagcaggagcagcatcTGCACACGCTCAGACAG GAGCAAGTGACTGCAGCCATTGCTCTGGCCATGGAGCAGCAAACCCAAAAACTGCTGCTGGAGTCTCAGTTGGACATCACAGAGTTTGACAACTTGTTGCAGCCCATCATAGACACCTGCACCAAAGATGCTATCTCT GCTGGTAAGAACTGGATGTTCAACAACGCCAAGACTCCACAGCACTGTGAACTGATGACATCGCATCTCAGTAACCGCATCATTGCTGATGGGGCACATTTTGAGCTCCGCCTACATCTCATCTACTTAACCAATGACGTTCTCCATCACTG ccagaggaagcagcagaaggATTTGTTGGCAGCACTGCAGAAAGTTGTGGTTCCCATCTACTGCACCAGCTTCCTGGCAGTGGaagaagagaagcagcagaagatcACTCGG TTGCTGCAGCTGTGGGAGAAGAATGGCTACTTTGATGATGAAACCATTCAGCAGCTCCAGAATCCAGCACTGGGTCTCGGCCAGTATCAG gctTCTCTGATAACAGAGTATGCTGCAGTGGTGCAGCCCATCCAGCTGGCCTTCCAGCAGCAGATCCAGGCTTTGAAAACACAGCATGAAGAGTTTGTTGCCaccctgaagcagcagcaccagcaacCGCAGCAACCACAGCCTACTCCTGTAGCACAGCTAGCTACCCCCACTGAGCCTGAAAAGGCCCCACCTATGACCACACAAGCTG GGGATGTGAAGCCTGCCATGTCAGGTCCTCCTTCAGGAGAGTTTGATGGTGCCTCCTCCAGACCACAGGACCCCAGCAACCCCAGTGGACCCTCAGATATCCCCCCCAACAAGCCTGCGTGGTATGACCCCCAGCACATGGGCCCCTGGAACCCCAACCAGCCG CCACCTTTTGACCCAAACCAGCCTCCACCTCCTTGCCCGCCCTGGAACAGCCATGAGGGGATGTGGAATGACCAGAGGGAGCCAGGGAACTGGAGCGGAGGTCCACCCAGGGAAGGAGGCCCCTGGAGTGGTCCAGGTGGGTCTGAACCAGGCCCTCCATCCTGGAACTCATATGACCAGCAGCCACCATGGGGGAACCAGCCCGACCAGCCTCCTTGGGGCCAGAGGGAGCCCCCATTTCCTCCACGCATGCAG AGACCTCCCCATTTCAGAGGGCCCTTCCCTCCCCACCAGCAGCCACCTCCTTTCAACCagccccctccacctccacacaaTTTTGGACGCTTCCCGCCACGGTTTATGCAGGATGACTTCCCGCCCAGACACCACTATGACAGGCCACCGTACACCCCACATCGCTTTGACTATGCTCAGGGAGAGTTCCCCGGGGGAGAGTTCCCTGGGGGAGAGTTCCCTGGGGGAGAGTTCCCCGGGGGAGAGTTCCCCGGAG ACATCCCaggccctcctcctcctcaccaccatCCCAATCAGAGGCTCCCTCCCCCAGGTATGGCGGCTGAACATCCTCCCTGGGGTGGAGGCCAGCACCAAGATTTTGGCCCACCCCCACACGGCTTCAATGGCCATTCTCCACACGTTCGCCATCGGCAGACTCCGGTGCAAGATGACCCAAGTCTAGTGCCAAATGTACCCTACTTTGATCTACCAGCTGGTCTAATGGCTCCACTGGTCAAG CTTGAGGACTGTGATTATAAACCTCTGGACCCTAAAGACATCCGACTGCCCCCTCCCATGCCACCTAGTGATCGGCTGCTTGCTGCTGTGGAAGCTTTCTACAGTCCTCCATCCCATGATCGTCCTCGGAACAG TGAAGGCTGGGAGCAGAACGGCCTGTATGAGTTCTTTAGGGCCAAGATGAGAGCCAGGAGGAAAAAGGGACAAGAGAAACGCAACAG TACTCGTGGAGGCAGTCGTTCTAGGAGTCGCTCTCGCAGCAGAGGAAGGTCTTCGTCTCACTCCAGCTCTCGCTCTTCTAAGTCCTCCAGGTCACGATCCCGCTCATCTCGTTCCCGCTCCCGCAGCCGCTCCCGCTCCTACTCCCGATCCAG GTCCAGGAGTAGATCCAGGTCATCTCGGAGTCGCTCTCGCTCCAGGTCCAAATCCCGTTCATGCTCACCCAGCAAGAAACGCCGTGGCCCCAAATCCcgcagctcctctcctcc CTCCACATCAGTGCTAGGTGGTACTCCCTCCAAACTGCCAACAGATAACAGGCTTGGGGAGGAGAACAAGGGCCATCAGCTGCTGATGAAAATGG GCTGGAGTGGTTCAGGTGGTTTGGGGGCAAAAGAACAGGGCATCCAGGACCCCATCAAAGGAGGAGATATCAGGGATAAATGGGATCAGTACAAAGGTGTGGGTGTGTCATTGGATGACCCTTATGAGAACTATCGCAGGAACAAGAGCTACAACTTTGTCGCCCGCATGAAGGCACGAGAGGAAG TGAACCGGGAACCTCCGGAAGCCCCTCCAGCTGAGTGA
- the cherp gene encoding calcium homeostasis endoplasmic reticulum protein isoform X2 produces MDIPTAPEDQELRNVIDKLAQFVSRNGPEFEKMTMEKQKDNPKFSFLFGGEYFSYYRCKLAMEQQQHLYNPGAKEVADIPPPPMAMIAPPPILQPAAPAIDELIQQSQWNLQQQEQHLHTLRQEQVTAAIALAMEQQTQKLLLESQLDITEFDNLLQPIIDTCTKDAISAGKNWMFNNAKTPQHCELMTSHLSNRIIADGAHFELRLHLIYLTNDVLHHCQRKQQKDLLAALQKVVVPIYCTSFLAVEEEKQQKITRLLQLWEKNGYFDDETIQQLQNPALGLGQYQASLITEYAAVVQPIQLAFQQQIQALKTQHEEFVATLKQQHQQPQQPQPTPVAQLATPTEPEKAPPMTTQAGDVKPAMSGPPSGEFDGASSRPQDPSNPSGPSDIPPNKPAWYDPQHMGPWNPNQPPPFDPNQPPPPCPPWNSHEGMWNDQREPGNWSGGPPREGGPWSGPGGSEPGPPSWNSYDQQPPWGNQPDQPPWGQREPPFPPRMQRPPHFRGPFPPHQQPPPFNQPPPPPHNFGRFPPRFMQDDFPPRHHYDRPPYTPHRFDYAQGEFPGGEFPGGEFPGGEFPGGEFPGDIPGPPPPHHHPNQRLPPPGMAAEHPPWGGGQHQDFGPPPHGFNGHSPHVRHRQTPVQDDPSLVPNVPYFDLPAGLMAPLVKLEDCDYKPLDPKDIRLPPPMPPSDRLLAAVEAFYSPPSHDRPRNSEGWEQNGLYEFFRAKMRARRKKGQEKRNSTRGGSRSRSRSRSRGRSSSHSSSRSSKSSRSRSRSSRSRSRSRSRSYSRSRSRSRSRSSRSRSRSRSKSRSCSPSKKRRGPKSRSSSPPSTSVLGGTPSKLPTDNRLGEENKGHQLLMKMGWSGSGGLGAKEQGIQDPIKGGDIRDKWDQYKGVGVSLDDPYENYRRNKSYNFVARMKAREEVNREPPEAPPAE; encoded by the exons atCAAGAGCTGAGGAATGTGATTGACAAACTAGCCCAGTTTGTCTCTCGCAATGGGCCAGAGTTCGAAAAGATGACgatggagaaacagaaagacaacCCAAAATTCTCCTTCCTCTTTGGTGGAGAATACTTCAGCTACTACAGATGCAAGCTTGCCATGGAGCAACAACAGC ATTTGTACAACCCAGGTGCCAAAGAGGTGGCTGATATCCCTCCTCCACCGATGGCGATGATTGCTCCACCTCCTATCCTTCAACCTGCTGCACCGGCTATCGATGAGCTAATCCAGCAGAGTCAGtggaatctgcagcagcaggagcagcatcTGCACACGCTCAGACAG GAGCAAGTGACTGCAGCCATTGCTCTGGCCATGGAGCAGCAAACCCAAAAACTGCTGCTGGAGTCTCAGTTGGACATCACAGAGTTTGACAACTTGTTGCAGCCCATCATAGACACCTGCACCAAAGATGCTATCTCT GCTGGTAAGAACTGGATGTTCAACAACGCCAAGACTCCACAGCACTGTGAACTGATGACATCGCATCTCAGTAACCGCATCATTGCTGATGGGGCACATTTTGAGCTCCGCCTACATCTCATCTACTTAACCAATGACGTTCTCCATCACTG ccagaggaagcagcagaaggATTTGTTGGCAGCACTGCAGAAAGTTGTGGTTCCCATCTACTGCACCAGCTTCCTGGCAGTGGaagaagagaagcagcagaagatcACTCGG TTGCTGCAGCTGTGGGAGAAGAATGGCTACTTTGATGATGAAACCATTCAGCAGCTCCAGAATCCAGCACTGGGTCTCGGCCAGTATCAG gctTCTCTGATAACAGAGTATGCTGCAGTGGTGCAGCCCATCCAGCTGGCCTTCCAGCAGCAGATCCAGGCTTTGAAAACACAGCATGAAGAGTTTGTTGCCaccctgaagcagcagcaccagcaacCGCAGCAACCACAGCCTACTCCTGTAGCACAGCTAGCTACCCCCACTGAGCCTGAAAAGGCCCCACCTATGACCACACAAGCTG GGGATGTGAAGCCTGCCATGTCAGGTCCTCCTTCAGGAGAGTTTGATGGTGCCTCCTCCAGACCACAGGACCCCAGCAACCCCAGTGGACCCTCAGATATCCCCCCCAACAAGCCTGCGTGGTATGACCCCCAGCACATGGGCCCCTGGAACCCCAACCAGCCG CCACCTTTTGACCCAAACCAGCCTCCACCTCCTTGCCCGCCCTGGAACAGCCATGAGGGGATGTGGAATGACCAGAGGGAGCCAGGGAACTGGAGCGGAGGTCCACCCAGGGAAGGAGGCCCCTGGAGTGGTCCAGGTGGGTCTGAACCAGGCCCTCCATCCTGGAACTCATATGACCAGCAGCCACCATGGGGGAACCAGCCCGACCAGCCTCCTTGGGGCCAGAGGGAGCCCCCATTTCCTCCACGCATGCAG AGACCTCCCCATTTCAGAGGGCCCTTCCCTCCCCACCAGCAGCCACCTCCTTTCAACCagccccctccacctccacacaaTTTTGGACGCTTCCCGCCACGGTTTATGCAGGATGACTTCCCGCCCAGACACCACTATGACAGGCCACCGTACACCCCACATCGCTTTGACTATGCTCAGGGAGAGTTCCCCGGGGGAGAGTTCCCTGGGGGAGAGTTCCCTGGGGGAGAGTTCCCCGGGGGAGAGTTCCCCGGAG ACATCCCaggccctcctcctcctcaccaccatCCCAATCAGAGGCTCCCTCCCCCAGGTATGGCGGCTGAACATCCTCCCTGGGGTGGAGGCCAGCACCAAGATTTTGGCCCACCCCCACACGGCTTCAATGGCCATTCTCCACACGTTCGCCATCGGCAGACTCCGGTGCAAGATGACCCAAGTCTAGTGCCAAATGTACCCTACTTTGATCTACCAGCTGGTCTAATGGCTCCACTGGTCAAG CTTGAGGACTGTGATTATAAACCTCTGGACCCTAAAGACATCCGACTGCCCCCTCCCATGCCACCTAGTGATCGGCTGCTTGCTGCTGTGGAAGCTTTCTACAGTCCTCCATCCCATGATCGTCCTCGGAACAG TGAAGGCTGGGAGCAGAACGGCCTGTATGAGTTCTTTAGGGCCAAGATGAGAGCCAGGAGGAAAAAGGGACAAGAGAAACGCAACAG TACTCGTGGAGGCAGTCGTTCTAGGAGTCGCTCTCGCAGCAGAGGAAGGTCTTCGTCTCACTCCAGCTCTCGCTCTTCTAAGTCCTCCAGGTCACGATCCCGCTCATCTCGTTCCCGCTCCCGCAGCCGCTCCCGCTCCTACTCCCGATCCAG GTCCAGGAGTAGATCCAGGTCATCTCGGAGTCGCTCTCGCTCCAGGTCCAAATCCCGTTCATGCTCACCCAGCAAGAAACGCCGTGGCCCCAAATCCcgcagctcctctcctcc CTCCACATCAGTGCTAGGTGGTACTCCCTCCAAACTGCCAACAGATAACAGGCTTGGGGAGGAGAACAAGGGCCATCAGCTGCTGATGAAAATGG GCTGGAGTGGTTCAGGTGGTTTGGGGGCAAAAGAACAGGGCATCCAGGACCCCATCAAAGGAGGAGATATCAGGGATAAATGGGATCAGTACAAAGGTGTGGGTGTGTCATTGGATGACCCTTATGAGAACTATCGCAGGAACAAGAGCTACAACTTTGTCGCCCGCATGAAGGCACGAGAGGAAG TGAACCGGGAACCTCCGGAAGCCCCTCCAGCTGAGTGA
- the cherp gene encoding calcium homeostasis endoplasmic reticulum protein isoform X3, which translates to MDIPTAPEDQELRNVIDKLAQFVSRNGPEFEKMTMEKQKDNPKFSFLFGGEYFSYYRCKLAMEQQQHPSTHDGEEYKSEDLYNPGAKEVADIPPPPMAMIAPPPILQPAAPAIDELIQQSQWNLQQQEQHLHTLRQEQVTAAIALAMEQQTQKLLLESQLDITEFDNLLQPIIDTCTKDAISAGKNWMFNNAKTPQHCELMTSHLSNRIIADGAHFELRLHLIYLTNDVLHHCQRKQQKDLLAALQKVVVPIYCTSFLAVEEEKQQKITRLLQLWEKNGYFDDETIQQLQNPALGLGQYQASLITEYAAVVQPIQLAFQQQIQALKTQHEEFVATLKQQHQQPQQPQPTPVAQLATPTEPEKAPPMTTQAGDVKPAMSGPPSGEFDGASSRPQDPSNPSGPSDIPPNKPAWYDPQHMGPWNPNQPPPFDPNQPPPPCPPWNSHEGMWNDQREPGNWSGGPPREGGPWSGPGGSEPGPPSWNSYDQQPPWGNQPDQPPWGQREPPFPPRMQRPPHFRGPFPPHQQPPPFNQPPPPPHNFGRFPPRFMQDDFPPRHHYDRPPYTPHRFDYAQGEFPGDIPGPPPPHHHPNQRLPPPGMAAEHPPWGGGQHQDFGPPPHGFNGHSPHVRHRQTPVQDDPSLVPNVPYFDLPAGLMAPLVKLEDCDYKPLDPKDIRLPPPMPPSDRLLAAVEAFYSPPSHDRPRNSEGWEQNGLYEFFRAKMRARRKKGQEKRNSTRGGSRSRSRSRSRGRSSSHSSSRSSKSSRSRSRSSRSRSRSRSRSYSRSRSRSRSRSSRSRSRSRSKSRSCSPSKKRRGPKSRSSSPPSTSVLGGTPSKLPTDNRLGEENKGHQLLMKMGWSGSGGLGAKEQGIQDPIKGGDIRDKWDQYKGVGVSLDDPYENYRRNKSYNFVARMKAREEVNREPPEAPPAE; encoded by the exons atCAAGAGCTGAGGAATGTGATTGACAAACTAGCCCAGTTTGTCTCTCGCAATGGGCCAGAGTTCGAAAAGATGACgatggagaaacagaaagacaacCCAAAATTCTCCTTCCTCTTTGGTGGAGAATACTTCAGCTACTACAGATGCAAGCTTGCCATGGAGCAACAACAGC ATCCCTCTACCCACGATGGAGAGGAGTATAAATCTGAAG ATTTGTACAACCCAGGTGCCAAAGAGGTGGCTGATATCCCTCCTCCACCGATGGCGATGATTGCTCCACCTCCTATCCTTCAACCTGCTGCACCGGCTATCGATGAGCTAATCCAGCAGAGTCAGtggaatctgcagcagcaggagcagcatcTGCACACGCTCAGACAG GAGCAAGTGACTGCAGCCATTGCTCTGGCCATGGAGCAGCAAACCCAAAAACTGCTGCTGGAGTCTCAGTTGGACATCACAGAGTTTGACAACTTGTTGCAGCCCATCATAGACACCTGCACCAAAGATGCTATCTCT GCTGGTAAGAACTGGATGTTCAACAACGCCAAGACTCCACAGCACTGTGAACTGATGACATCGCATCTCAGTAACCGCATCATTGCTGATGGGGCACATTTTGAGCTCCGCCTACATCTCATCTACTTAACCAATGACGTTCTCCATCACTG ccagaggaagcagcagaaggATTTGTTGGCAGCACTGCAGAAAGTTGTGGTTCCCATCTACTGCACCAGCTTCCTGGCAGTGGaagaagagaagcagcagaagatcACTCGG TTGCTGCAGCTGTGGGAGAAGAATGGCTACTTTGATGATGAAACCATTCAGCAGCTCCAGAATCCAGCACTGGGTCTCGGCCAGTATCAG gctTCTCTGATAACAGAGTATGCTGCAGTGGTGCAGCCCATCCAGCTGGCCTTCCAGCAGCAGATCCAGGCTTTGAAAACACAGCATGAAGAGTTTGTTGCCaccctgaagcagcagcaccagcaacCGCAGCAACCACAGCCTACTCCTGTAGCACAGCTAGCTACCCCCACTGAGCCTGAAAAGGCCCCACCTATGACCACACAAGCTG GGGATGTGAAGCCTGCCATGTCAGGTCCTCCTTCAGGAGAGTTTGATGGTGCCTCCTCCAGACCACAGGACCCCAGCAACCCCAGTGGACCCTCAGATATCCCCCCCAACAAGCCTGCGTGGTATGACCCCCAGCACATGGGCCCCTGGAACCCCAACCAGCCG CCACCTTTTGACCCAAACCAGCCTCCACCTCCTTGCCCGCCCTGGAACAGCCATGAGGGGATGTGGAATGACCAGAGGGAGCCAGGGAACTGGAGCGGAGGTCCACCCAGGGAAGGAGGCCCCTGGAGTGGTCCAGGTGGGTCTGAACCAGGCCCTCCATCCTGGAACTCATATGACCAGCAGCCACCATGGGGGAACCAGCCCGACCAGCCTCCTTGGGGCCAGAGGGAGCCCCCATTTCCTCCACGCATGCAG AGACCTCCCCATTTCAGAGGGCCCTTCCCTCCCCACCAGCAGCCACCTCCTTTCAACCagccccctccacctccacacaaTTTTGGACGCTTCCCGCCACGGTTTATGCAGGATGACTTCCCGCCCAGACACCACTATGACAGGCCACCGTACACCCCACATCGCTTTGACTATGCTCAGGGAGAGTTCCCCGG AGACATCCCaggccctcctcctcctcaccaccatCCCAATCAGAGGCTCCCTCCCCCAGGTATGGCGGCTGAACATCCTCCCTGGGGTGGAGGCCAGCACCAAGATTTTGGCCCACCCCCACACGGCTTCAATGGCCATTCTCCACACGTTCGCCATCGGCAGACTCCGGTGCAAGATGACCCAAGTCTAGTGCCAAATGTACCCTACTTTGATCTACCAGCTGGTCTAATGGCTCCACTGGTCAAG CTTGAGGACTGTGATTATAAACCTCTGGACCCTAAAGACATCCGACTGCCCCCTCCCATGCCACCTAGTGATCGGCTGCTTGCTGCTGTGGAAGCTTTCTACAGTCCTCCATCCCATGATCGTCCTCGGAACAG TGAAGGCTGGGAGCAGAACGGCCTGTATGAGTTCTTTAGGGCCAAGATGAGAGCCAGGAGGAAAAAGGGACAAGAGAAACGCAACAG TACTCGTGGAGGCAGTCGTTCTAGGAGTCGCTCTCGCAGCAGAGGAAGGTCTTCGTCTCACTCCAGCTCTCGCTCTTCTAAGTCCTCCAGGTCACGATCCCGCTCATCTCGTTCCCGCTCCCGCAGCCGCTCCCGCTCCTACTCCCGATCCAG GTCCAGGAGTAGATCCAGGTCATCTCGGAGTCGCTCTCGCTCCAGGTCCAAATCCCGTTCATGCTCACCCAGCAAGAAACGCCGTGGCCCCAAATCCcgcagctcctctcctcc CTCCACATCAGTGCTAGGTGGTACTCCCTCCAAACTGCCAACAGATAACAGGCTTGGGGAGGAGAACAAGGGCCATCAGCTGCTGATGAAAATGG GCTGGAGTGGTTCAGGTGGTTTGGGGGCAAAAGAACAGGGCATCCAGGACCCCATCAAAGGAGGAGATATCAGGGATAAATGGGATCAGTACAAAGGTGTGGGTGTGTCATTGGATGACCCTTATGAGAACTATCGCAGGAACAAGAGCTACAACTTTGTCGCCCGCATGAAGGCACGAGAGGAAG TGAACCGGGAACCTCCGGAAGCCCCTCCAGCTGAGTGA